In Anthonomus grandis grandis chromosome 17, icAntGran1.3, whole genome shotgun sequence, the DNA window cagaCTCTGGAATAACTATCGAtggtacaaaaaaatttgatttcacCATTAAAGGAGTGAGAAAAAGTTACcagaaaaagagtaccatgttgAAGGgtttactataattattaaggaattttccagattcttaaaaaaaattgatagtaCCAAAAATTTGAGTTAACTGTAAAATTAGTTAAGAAAACTAAGCTGAAAAACAGTACCATGTTTGAAAACAGTACCCGGTTTTGGAAAACCCATTGATTAAGAAAGTTAGCTAAAAACAAGTACCATGACgatagatttattttaaatattaagaaaaactcTAGATTCTGAAGAAACTATTGATAGTATGATGTTAAtgggttttttgtaatttttctcaATACCTGCAACTTGTATATCAGAACAAATAGAGCACTCCATAGCGGACGTCAGCCTATAAACCCGATAAGTCTCCTGAGAAAACCATATAAGTGACGACTTAGGCGCCTCTATTAGCTTAAAAAGTGCCTAAAATAAAACTCGATTATATTCCAatcaaaaaaaactgttttagtaCCTTATTTATTCCAAACTCTGCCAACCTGACCACCCCatgaatatcaataaaaatattggaagGCTTCAGGTTACCGTGTATAATAGGAACAGGTTGCTGATGCAAAAACGCCAAGCCGTTCAAAAACTGCTTGATAATCTCCATCTGAGTTAAATGTTCGAAAACCACCTTTTCGGCATTTTCCTTTAGCAGCAGCACATATTGCCCAATGTTGTACTCGCACAGTGGCGTGGCCACTATCAGTTTATTCTCCTCATAATCGCAAGCAAAATAGTTCAGAATATGTTTGTTTCTTACACCTGCATTAACATCATTAGACCTCTCACTCACTAGTGAGTTAGtcataaagtccagttcagagatctattagaatctttgatgtgtcgcagatgccgcactaactagtccgtgcgcctattgtttttccaaaacattttacccttttgtgtcaaaaagtaaatatttaatgccttaatccacagaataaatgggcctaagtaattcgtaccacctattctctcatcacttgttataaacaccccactgatggcgctaaaaactaaacttattaaattaaaatttttggttaaactcattttacgtacttgTGTaatacgtgggcgcatgtagtcaaattttacgcatcaaatgtataaattttttaaaaaaagcttaaaacatgtatttatttaatgaaatgattacaTATCGCTTAGattattactttatgactctttccacttaaaattttgcgatttaaacatgtgacaatacaagcaacacgggcacacggactattcgcggcacatcaaagattctaatatatctctgaactgaactatataaGTTTTTACCTAATAAGGGATTAATGAGAGACTTCAGAGTCTTACAGACACTATGCTTGCTGGGGATCTTTTTGACAGCCAAAGGCCGCTCGCTGGCACTCAGTCCTAAAGTGACCAAATTAAAGTTGCCACCCTGTGATATCACGTGACTTCTCTCCGGATATCGACTCACTAGCACCTCACCGCCTGAATCCAGAGGTTCCAAATAGTATTTCcacttttttgtttcttatataATTAACTTACCTTGAAGCATCTGTCTCTGCTTCATATCGAGCAAATGTTCGATCTTATCAGACCATCTGCTCTTCTGACTGTCTGGAAGAACTTCCTTGCCACTCGGTTTGCTCAATATCTTCAGCACCATTTCCGAGTACTTTCGCTCGGGTTCATTACGTTTGGTGCCTTCGGATTTCCTGATCGGTGCCTTAACGTCTTCGTCCAGGAGTTTTTCTATGGAGGGAATCAGGTGGTACGCTCCTTGCATGGTCTTTAATTTGACTTCTAAGGCTTTACGCTTGTTTGGAGGCTTTGCAGGGCTatggagagagagagagatatttattatagacgCACCGgtagtcagaatttttatgtaaataagtCATATAAATAAGCAAATGAATACATCTATAAAATATCCTGTGTACAATATAAGAGTATGTGTATGTAAATAGACTGGACAAacagataaataaatacaacaaaaacgaataaataaataaatctaaaatgtcTATGTACATTGCTTGTATATATCAATGatctgaataataaaaaatgtgtcttctttaatttgttCTCAAATCTTTGAgtgtatttttctttcttttagaAAGGAGATAATTAATTCATTGTATTTAGGGCTGAGTAAGGTTTTGATTTTGTTAGATAAGTTATATTTTAGCATATTAGAGtctttatatttaatacaatCAATTCGTGGGTGATTTGTGTGTGGCCTATTCTAAGTCTGGTTATTAATTAGATTTAagggattttaaaattaatattgctcttaaaatagtgaaaaaaagtactacccaagcaacacacgatggttaaataaacgtttatttttggtttaaaacagacgtacatttttggttgaagcTCAGCTATAAATGTCATTCACGTTTATCAAGAAGGTTTATTACAATCATGTTAATAGTATACAGTCTAACTTTTTAGtatggtatattgtatactatttaaagacgttcaaaaaattatataatataactttaataccaatatatatttttttttaatttgcaaatgtgttttatgcatcagGGGGCATTTTtcgatgtaaaaaaaattatttttagcaatGGCTCCCATAGGGgatttatcttaaatattatttaattaaaaaaagtacaccactgcatttttcttataataaataatagtatataaatatatatatttattatatatacggttgataaatatattagtagttttaatttaaaaactctatttttgaacctagataatgaaaaggcgttttttcgagttttactcgaaaacgttaaggttatgtgagaaaagtatagatacaaaaactatagatttttttatcatttataattttcttaaaaagcatttgttagcaggcaattattttgtgcaaaaaaatcgtttttcattaaacctacccttaaccccccacccaccccacacaacttaccagtaagaaattgttttcaaaaatcattgttttccaaaatattgcgcatgaataacagctgagTTCGTCGTTTATATCTAacctaataacacagttttttttatttaaatttaatataattatatatatatatatctatattaataaatatttaatacaaaaacagtattattaggttaaatattatagacgaaaaacggtgatttttcaaaagaatttcttactgagaaaatgtttggggtgggtgggtggggggtaagggttgtgttgataaaaaacagtgtttctgcagaaaatatataatcattatttaatttaataatactttttaaaatatttaaaaattgaaaatttaatgcACTATTTTAATTGATACAACAGTAGTTTTATTgtaagaagtaaatttaaaaaataaagtatctaATTCATGGCAGTGGGTTGGAAGTGCCTAGGCAGTGGTTGTGCTATTCCTTGGAGCAAAACGTTTGTTACTGTGAACCTTGTTGGTTATTTGGTGATAGATCAAAACCATATTTCAGAATTAACTGGGTACAAGGAATATCCAATTAGGGCATGTTAtccagaaaaattaataagcacGAAAATGCCAATTTTCATATCTAATAATGTGTTATTTATGATGCCTGGAaggtaaataaatgtatagatTCTCAGATGGAAGACATTCTCCGAAAGAAAGCCAATTTTTGGAGGCAAGTTTTACGTCGAATTATAGATGTCACATTAACTCTGGCAATACGCAATCTCCCATTTAGAGAACACCGGGTTTCAAAACATAAAGTTGAAGGGACTCTAGTAGGtggaaattttttatcaattataaaTTTACTAGCAAGATACGACCCAATTCTACAACGATTACTAGAGAAACCAAGTGGATCAATTAGATATTTAAGTCCTACGGTACAGAATGAGCTTATCAATCTAGTGGCGGGACAACGAGAAACTGAGTTATTTATTGAAATCAGAGATGctccttttttttcaattattctgGACACAACACAAGACATTACCAAAATTGACCAACTTAGTCTAATATTTCGCATTGTTAAAATTATCAAGGACGAAAACCGTCAAATGCCAAAAGATATTCAGATTAAGGAgatttttacaggattttttgCTGTTAGTGATCATACTGCCACAGGATTATTACAGTTTGTGAACGATGTGCTTACGAAGAAAAATATCGAGATTTCCAAATGTCGTGGTCAGGGGTATGATGGCGCTAGTGTCGTGAGTGGATGCTACAATGGTTTGCAAGCGAAAATAATTGATATGGAAAAAAATGCTCACTATGTGCATTGCGcagcataatttaaatttggttattAATGATGCTATTAACGGAGTATCCCAAGTTTCTAATTTCTTCGATCATGTGGGTgctttgtatgtatttttttcaagcagtgTAAAAAGGTGAGACTTGTTAAAACAGTCTCCTGTTAGAagcattacattaaaaaatctaGCTCCTACTCGTTGGGCTCCGAGGTACGATGCTTTGGTTGCCTTAAGGGCTAATTATAAAGAACTTTTGCATGCTTTGACAGATATCATTTTAAGAGGTAAACCGAGTGAAAGAAGCGAAGCAAcaggtctaaaaaaatatatcgaaaaatttgattttattttacttattgtgctattttcgaaaatattgccTCACAATACTTACAATCCAAAGATTGTGATATGATGGAGGCTACAGCTTATTTAGAAAGTGcctataaagaaataataaactgtaaagaaaattttgatgaaCTTAAAAGTGAGGCAATAATTTTAGCAGATAGCTGGGGCGTAAACACtgagtttttagaaaaacgagcaaaaaaagttaaaaagtattttgatgAACTTCTGAGTGATTATAGGTTTTCCGATGTCGAAAAGAAGTTTAAAATCTCAGTATATAATGCTGCTCTAGATATTGTAATCAACCAGTTAAAAAAACGACTATCAGGTTTTCACAatgtttcttcaaaatttaactttctaTTCCCAAAATTTCTTATTGAGTTAAGTGATGATGATGAACTTAGGAAAAGGGCGGTATTGTTATTTGAACAATATAATGACGATTTACAATATGAAATTGGGGTCGAAACACTAAACTTTAGGTCTACTTTTCGAACTGAAATTGTTATCATCATACTGCCACGgctagttttaaaaatgtatatgcagcgtttttattatttttaacaattccaGTGACTACTGCTTCTGCAGAGAGAtctttttcgaaattaaaaataataaaaaattatttaagaagtaCTATGTCGCAATCGAGACTTCGAATCGAGTAACTTGGCTCTTTTGAGCATCGAAAATGAAAGAGGTCAAGGTTTGAATCTTGAGTGTTTAATAGATCTCTTTGCAGAAAGCATATGTCGAAAAAAAGAGTTTTCATAATGGGTAGACGACGGAAaggtttatattaatataatattttgttaaaaaattatcgagtttttatttttttgccccCCTCGCCCTCTTCAGAAATGGCATGAGCGCGACTGGGTTCTGATGCCCGGCGCCACTAAACGAAGCTACGATTCATGCATAATCGTAAGGGACACGATCatcatttcaataaaatattgaaactaacAAGCTTCatatgaaaaaattcaattgaaaTAGCTATGGtgatcattttattaaataatctaaaatgcgccttttttataataaaataattttttccataaaaattcgGTAATTTGTCATTtctttccaggcaattgacgaTATTTTTCTAGTCGTTCAATTTTTGGATATCAtcccatttttttaaaggaaattcgaattatttattttttcttacatgGAAATTTAggtcatttgattttttttttcctagaagttcggataaattaaaattttcgtctaggaattaaaaaatgttttttccattttttttttgcaaatttgggtaaattctctttttttacaaagaaatttaaatattctctgATTATTTATAGGGAAATTCAGGTAATTTCTCATATTTACCAAAGaggatgtttttaattttttccaggcagtcgaggaTATGCCTCcatttgtttccaaaaaaaatcatataatttgccattttttcataaaaattcctAATTCGATGCACAATTTTAACGGATCTGACTGTCCATTTAATAAAACAGgtaaatttagaataaaatttcaaattaataccTAATCGTAATAGGCGCGATTAtcattgcaataaaataatgaaattgacATTCATTTCACTtgtatgcataattttaatggatatgATGATTCTTTTTCCACTTGGTTTTCACTCCTTTAAAGGATTTTCAGTCCAGATTATGAGTTTGTgtataaaaacgttaataaagcGCCTATAAAGGTTTAATTTATAGAGTACGTAAATTAAACGAAATTTCCATACATTTGtgtaaatatttagaaaaatatagcACAATGCCATAActcatgaaaaaattaataaaaatatcttttatgctgttcatatatttaaattccaggcatttcttGAATATTATATTTCGATTATAATTCTTcattctttattatatatatttcttaactaATATCCGGGTTTTTAGTGGAATTTTTTAtgacttccaggcatttgaggttttTGTTTTCAGTTTTGCCACACTTCCTAAAGGATTTAGGATTGTGCTACACGTCAtgtcaataacttaaaaatctcaatttttttgcttaaatttccatttttcaaAACCTACTCgttgatttttacatttaaaaatataagagtAACTAACTAAAAGGTTTAAGCAGGTTTTTGCTTTAGGcttttagaataatttatctatcttttaaatatttgttttcatattgttccaggtatttaaaaaaatatttttagagtttttggTGCAAGTCCTTAAGTcttccttttttttcattactccaatgttttgttaaattttttattttattccaggcatttctcATACCATCCAtagatatttaaattgatttctcATTTATTCCAGTGCTTTCAGTCTCTTATTCACATTTAGTCCTGGATATATTCTACTCTACTTGGAAAGAAATTCTAGAATAAGGTGTCGAtcatttttctgaaattttccaGTATCCTAAATAACTGATTTTACCGTTAAATTCCTGagaaaaaattagctgaaaaagagtaccatatCGATAGCCTTGCcgcaatttttaattaatttccagAAAACTTTTACCCTCAAACATTTACCTCAGCAAGCTCATCTCATACAGGTACAACCCCGGTGGTTCACTCTCCATAACAGTGGGCAACCCATCCATGACGGAAATCTTAATATCCTCCCTATTCTCCCCAAAACCGTTCAAAACATTCTCGACATAACTGAGAAACGACTCCTCAGACACATTGGAGTAAGTCGTGTATTGCACTTTAACATTTTCCACGGCGCATGCGTCCGACATAAGCGTTTTCCCATTAACTGGAAACTTTAAAAGGGTGGACTCCAGTTGGTAAATGTTCTTGATGGCCTCGGGCAAGTTGGAGTGAGCCAGCGAACAAATGGAGCTCAACAGATGGCTGAAGTTCGCCTGCAGGTCTGTGATTGCTTGTTTTTCTGATAATGCCGCTTTTTTACCTGAAAAATCACCATAAACACAGCATTTATTTCAAGCTTTTTTGCCTCACCATGTTTTCCAGACTTCCCAATCAGTTCCCAATTATTTTTAGTCCTGGTTACaatgatctccaaaagttccTTCAAGTATTCCACCACTTCTTTCAGTGCCGCCTCCAGGGTCACCGCGTTAGCAGTATTATCAAagttcaaagaaatttttttcatgtACTGAATGGCCGCCTGAAAGTGAAACCTTTTGCAACAACAATCAGGACAGTTCACGCGAGTACCTTCAGCTTCCTTTTGTCAGTTTTCATTTTATCACCGAACACTGACCAGTCGTTAAAGGGCAACTTAAAGATCTTCGATTTCCACTCAGGAAACGTTGGCACATACGGGACCTCCTCTTTCACCTGGTTTTGCTCCTCTTGAGTTTTCAGAAAGTGCTTCAAGGAGCTCGTTATAGGGTTCCTGGACTCACTGAATTCTGGACCGGTGTAGAATGGACAGAACAGCTCGTCAGTCATAATTGAATTGACCTAGAAGGAGTCTTTTTAGGAAATTTGGTAATTTAGGCTTATTGGCTTACAAGTTGTTCGTTTTCCTTTATATCTTTGCTCAGTTGCTGCTCGAATATGGTTTGGGCATCCTCAGTGTCTGCTGGGGCTTCTTTTACGTCTTCTGTTGGGGATTCTACAGCTTCTTGCACGTCATCTTCTTTGACATCTTTCTTTTCTTCATTTATTATTGTAGCACAGTTGCTTTCTGAATCCTCTGTTTCTTTTACAATTTGCACATCTTCCTTTTTGGTTTTGCTATCATCAGTGTTCTTAAGACGTTCTGCCAGTTCCATGTTCTTAATCTTCGTTAGTTTCGCCTTCAGGACTTTCGATCTGCGTTTTGACTTTTTAACGTTGAACTCGCTTTTGTCCTCTACGGGCTCTTTTGATGGCTCCCCACCGGTTCCCTGGATGACGTTCAGGAAGCGTCGCACCTTTTTCACCTTCTTCTTCATCAGTTTCTGTCTTTTTTCATCGGCACAGTCCTTCTGGCAGGTGCATCCCTCCGGTAAGTTCCGGAATACTTGCCCGAACTCGGCGTATTGATTTTTCGCCCACTCCAGCCCCATCTCGTTCATCGTACAAAACAAAATGACCGCCTGAAAGGCCAACTTGAAGTGTACACCCTCGTTTTTGACGATTTTCAAGCAGGATTTTATGACGTTACATCTCAACAATTGGTCCGACAGTTTCGCTTGGATGTCGCTCTTGAACCCCACCACTTGGTCGTTGTAGTAGAGCAGCTCTTGGAGGAGTTGGAGGAGCAGTTTTTGTTTTTCGATATTCTTGGATCTTAGGGCCTGAAGGGagatcttaataaaaaaaatcgtcggtttgtttttttgttgcatGGTAAACTTACGTCGGCCATCAAATCGAACACGCAAAAGTCCAAAATGATTTTCAAACCGTTTTCGGTGTGTTGCACGATGTACTGGGCTAAAGTTCTCAGCATTTCGGTTTCTTGGTCTGATACTTTGTCTTTTTTCAGTATAATGTCCACCACCTCCATTCGTCTCTAAACGGGAAGTGAGAGAGACCATTAAAGACATTCTGGGATGTATATCCGATATACActatacccgaaaaacactatttccagacactcttaattaaatgaaaacatcatatagaaaatagaggaaaaatgAATTCTCATGTATATATCCCTCTGTCATTTTGAAAGTTAGAgcaggatgggaataaagtgatatttttctggtatatttagaccaattatacccgaaaaacactatttccagatgatccagcaaatattaataaaatgaaaccatgatatagtTAATAGtaggaaaagttgaattctcatttatatatccctctctcattttggaaaaaatggagaaggatgggaataaagtgatattttttggtataattagACCAATTATATCCTATCTTGTACCACcacatataattattattatactaccAAGGTCCttgcaatatttaaatgttttgtatAATGCATTTATAAGGCCATATTGTAACCTCAATTTCTTGGACTCTAGAggacattttttggtttaatttgaAAACCAATAGAcatatgttaatatattttttaaatcaaaaaaggaagttcctgaggatgaattttaGGGTAGAAACTTGATTCTATATTAAAGAATTCGTTAGTTATGGCAGTTTTGGTTGAGGCactttttttctctaaatttctttgtaaattttcaCTTctctgaagaatattttaatgaaatagatagaatatttctaaaaaaattttactgcaAGAAAGGCCATTTCTCTcccaatattttcatatataaacgacccctgtacctcaaaaactttttgagtttgagGCATTTTTCTCTACAAAAGTACCAAAGACCAGCAAATTTGTAGCTTTAAAACTAATAGCGGCAAAATTAAGATGATTGGTTATTAGTAAACATTTCTGGATATAACTTGGGAACCAATTGACCTATTGTCATATTTCTTGTGTTACTATATAAGGAAATTCCTGAGGATACATTTTAGGGTAAAAACGTGATTCTGTATTAAGCATTTGAGTAGTTTTTAAACCCTAGTGcaccaataacatttttattcatgACCACACATAATTGCACATATCTCAAGAAccactgaaaatattttcattttcttttacacCCAAATAGGCTCATTCCTGAGGACGAATTTAAGACTAGAAGCGTggtaatgattttataaaattgtgcCGTTATTAATGCTTCTtcaatcaaacattttttttcatttttatctctCTAGAAGAAGTGAGGTTCTAAAAGGTCTATACTCCTACCTTAATAAAATCCCTAAAAGACAAATCCTTTTGCAACTCGAAAATGATCCTTTCGGCTATCGGAAAGGGCGGTTTACCCAATTTCGCTCCGGTAATAATCGCGTAACACAAAGCGGTTCTGTAGTGATTATCCTCTTTAGTGAAATCCGCTCCACTATTAATCAAAGTGTTCACTATATTAAGGTTATTGCGGAAACATGCGGTCATCAGTGGTGTCACCCCGTTTATATTGGTTATATCCAGGTTAACCTATAGAAACATCATTAAATAAGGACAAAcaattaaccttaaaaaaacaacctttttcTCTAAAAGTTTCTCAATGAACTTCTCCCATTGCCTTCTCACTGCTATATGTAATATAGTGTGTCCGTTCTTATTGGTGGCATTGACGTCTATCTCGCTCACTTTAAGCACCCTATCCCAAAACTCTATAAAAGTGTTTTCCTCCCATAGTTTATGCTCCAGGGCAATTATAATGAGGTTTTCGTTATTTTCGATTTTGATATTCGGGTCGGCCCCATGGTCCAACAGGTACTCTATTATGTTCAGGTATTTATAGCGTACGGCCCATATTAAGGCTGTAGTGCTGTTCTAAAGAGGAAAATGTCACTTTCTAAGAAATGGTCcatcttttctcaaagagaccgggTTGCATGAAACAGTAATGAAACAAACtctaagtcacaggtctcaagtttattaaattaaagtcagaggATCACACGTTTTCGCCCATACTATGCAGTGAATACACAGGtgtatctgatgatgcctagtatgggcgaaacacgtgtaatcctctgactttaatttaatgaatttgagtgacttaaattatttcattattattaaatgtgcCTTTAATAGTACATAGTAGGGATGTTTTAGGGGACTTACTGGCCCAAGTTGGTTAATATTCAAGCCATTACTCACTGCTTTTTGCAGTATGTCAAATCTGTTTAGGATGACACAGCCGATGGCTATAGGAATGCTTGCCTGAAATATTCGTTAATTaagaatgatattttttttaaaatttaattttttaccactTCCTTAATTTTTAGTGCCACCTTCAATTTCGAGAGGTCGTCAGCACTGAAGTAGGCGTAAGGGTTGTACTTTGTGGCCCTATTAAACTGGTCACCGGTCGATTTGGATTTGTTGCCTTTTTTGCCTTTTCTTCGTGAGGTCATTGTTGTAGAATGTTTGtaaattttcctgttttttttcgtaaatttgACAAGTTGTCCAGCATCAAACTTGAGTTTGTTAGGTGGGTCACAGGTATGAAAAAATGACTGGACCACATTCAGCAAATGGAACCTGAATGTTCTTAATGCagtcagaaattttttttggagCGTTCACTGTTTTGTTATGTTTGGTGTTGTTATTTGATGCAGTAGGGATTGTGAATAAGGTCCTAAatttaatacactttttttttatttatttttatttatttatttatttatttccaaattacaATTTAACCTATATTACTTTCCTTAATTCTAAAACatgtaaagaaataaataataagtaaaccCCACTGAAACCAGTGATTTGTGCGTGGGTTTAGagttataacttaaatttacccaatacctaataatagcattaatatatacaataataagcaaactttatattaataataaatgagtgCCCCATTATATTAGGGATTATTTTTCCTGTTTTAATCTATCCCAGTTAATGAATGTTCACGTTAGCGTTAAGTCTATATATCAAAATTgtattgtagttttttttctcttttcccTTTCTCTCCTTTTCCCTTTTCCCTCCTTACCCCAGTAATACAATGAACGAATTCCCACGCATTGATCCCAATATTCACTATTATCTAACTTCAAAATTGTcttgattatttttgttaattaggttTAGAATCTATATAAGTTTATATACTTTATGCAAGCTGTTCTACCTTGCTCCAGTAACCATTTTTTTAGGCCTGTTTTAAAAgatggaatatataaaatatttcgtaaGTTCTGTGGAATGAAGCGGTATACATGTGGTCCCAAGAATTGTAGAGATCTTTGCCCAATTCCTTTATATGTCCTGtcagttttatttatcttattatttttatgtctaGTATTGTGATCGTGTGTAATGTTTTGTAGTTCGGTCCTCTTTTTGTGTTGCCTTGTTAGCATCTTAAAACAAAAGATTTGGTTAATATCTAATAAGCGGTTTTCTTTGTACAGTAAATCGCTTGGATATCGCCTTTCCTTgccaaa includes these proteins:
- the LOC126746447 gene encoding uncharacterized protein LOC126746447 isoform X2; this translates as MTSRRKGKKGNKSKSTGDQFNRATKYNPYAYFSADDLSKLKVALKIKEASIPIAIGCVILNRFDILQKAVSNGLNINQLGPNSTTALIWAVRYKYLNIIEYLLDHGADPNIKIENNENLIIIALEHKLWEENTFIEFWDRVLKVSEIDVNATNKNGHTILHIAVRRQWEKFIEKLLEKKVNLDITNINGVTPLMTACFRNNLNIVNTLINSGADFTKEDNHYRTALCYAIITGAKLGKPPFPIAERIIFELQKDLSFRDFIKRRMEVVDIILKKDKVSDQETEMLRTLAQYIVQHTENGLKIILDFCVFDLMADISLQALRSKNIEKQKLLLQLLQELLYYNDQVVGFKSDIQAKLSDQLLRCNVIKSCLKIVKNEGVHFKLAFQAVILFCTMNEMGLEWAKNQYAEFGQVFRNLPEGCTCQKDCADEKRQKLMKKKVKKVRRFLNVIQGTGGEPSKEPVEDKSEFNVKKSKRRSKVLKAKLTKIKNMELAERLKNTDDSKTKKEDVQIVKETEDSESNCATIINEEKKDVKEDDVQEAVESPTEDVKEAPADTEDAQTIFEQQLSKDIKENEQLVNSIMTDELFCPFYTGPEFSESRNPITSSLKHFLKTQEEQNQVKEEVPYVPTFPEWKSKIFKLPFNDWSVFGDKMKTDKRKLKAAIQYMKKISLNFDNTANAVTLEAALKEVVEYLKELLEIIVTRTKNNWELIGKSGKHGKKAALSEKQAITDLQANFSHLLSSICSLAHSNLPEAIKNIYQLESTLLKFPVNGKTLMSDACAVENVKVQYTTYSNVSEESFLSYVENVLNGFGENREDIKISVMDGLPTVMESEPPGLYLYEMSLLSPAKPPNKRKALEVKLKTMQGAYHLIPSIEKLLDEDVKAPIRKSEGTKRNEPERKYSEMVLKILSKPSGKEVLPDSQKSRWSDKIEHLLDMKQRQMLQGGEVLVSRYPERSHVISQGGNFNLVTLGLSASERPLAVKKIPSKHSVCKTLKSLINPLLVSERSNDVNAGVRNKHILNYFACDYEENKLIVATPLCEYNIGQYVLLLKENAEKVVFEHLTQMEIIKQFLNGLAFLHQQPVPIIHGNLKPSNIFIDIHGVVRLAEFGINKALFKLIEAPKSSLIWFSQETYRVYRLTSAMECSICSDIQVAGMLIYFIISGGIHPFGVDVGTILKNLETSNAIQLKVNLDVTDETFIDLATWMLMYEPADRPHIKNVLGHVLFWSNDRKWRFILNCSGVSTNGVPLGIATETLYGAISETSRKEHIQGQWVDFARRKFPKMSFQGEDTVVGFLKFIKEFYESQVRADEESILDLKSCVLTYFPAFPLTLYRILEGTGIIKEYPFMTYTMTETVVT
- the LOC126746447 gene encoding uncharacterized protein LOC126746447 isoform X3; translation: MTSRRKGKKGNKSKSTGDQFNRATKYNPYAYFSADDLSKLKVALKIKEVASIPIAIGCVILNRFDILQKAVSNGLNINQLGPNSTTALIWAVRYKYLNIIEYLLDHGADPNIKIENNENLIIIALEHKLWEENTFIEFWDRVLKVSEIDVNATNKNGHTILHIAVRRQWEKFIEKLLEKKVNLDITNINGVTPLMTACFRNNLNIVNTLINSGADFTKEDNHYRTALCYAIITGAKLGKPPFPIAERIIFELQKDLSFRDFIKRRMEVVDIILKKDKVSDQETEMLRTLAQYIVQHTENGLKIILDFCVFDLMADALRSKNIEKQKLLLQLLQELLYYNDQVVGFKSDIQAKLSDQLLRCNVIKSCLKIVKNEGVHFKLAFQAVILFCTMNEMGLEWAKNQYAEFGQVFRNLPEGCTCQKDCADEKRQKLMKKKVKKVRRFLNVIQGTGGEPSKEPVEDKSEFNVKKSKRRSKVLKAKLTKIKNMELAERLKNTDDSKTKKEDVQIVKETEDSESNCATIINEEKKDVKEDDVQEAVESPTEDVKEAPADTEDAQTIFEQQLSKDIKENEQLVNSIMTDELFCPFYTGPEFSESRNPITSSLKHFLKTQEEQNQVKEEVPYVPTFPEWKSKIFKLPFNDWSVFGDKMKTDKRKLKAAIQYMKKISLNFDNTANAVTLEAALKEVVEYLKELLEIIVTRTKNNWELIGKSGKHGKKAALSEKQAITDLQANFSHLLSSICSLAHSNLPEAIKNIYQLESTLLKFPVNGKTLMSDACAVENVKVQYTTYSNVSEESFLSYVENVLNGFGENREDIKISVMDGLPTVMESEPPGLYLYEMSLLSPAKPPNKRKALEVKLKTMQGAYHLIPSIEKLLDEDVKAPIRKSEGTKRNEPERKYSEMVLKILSKPSGKEVLPDSQKSRWSDKIEHLLDMKQRQMLQGGEVLVSRYPERSHVISQGGNFNLVTLGLSASERPLAVKKIPSKHSVCKTLKSLINPLLVSERSNDVNAGVRNKHILNYFACDYEENKLIVATPLCEYNIGQYVLLLKENAEKVVFEHLTQMEIIKQFLNGLAFLHQQPVPIIHGNLKPSNIFIDIHGVVRLAEFGINKALFKLIEAPKSSLIWFSQETYRVYRLTSAMECSICSDIQVAGMLIYFIISGGIHPFGVDVGTILKNLETSNAIQLKVNLDVTDETFIDLATWMLMYEPADRPHIKNVLGHVLFWSNDRKWRFILNCSGVSTNGVPLGIATETLYGAISETSRKEHIQGQWVDFARRKFPKMSFQGEDTVVGFLKFIKEFYESQVRADEESILDLKSCVLTYFPAFPLTLYRILEGTGIIKEYPFMTYTMTETVVT